TCTTCGCGTCCCGTCCGAACCGGTGCACGCTGGACGGATTGCCGAACATATGGGTGAAGTACGGCAGCATCGACTCGAGCACCTCTTGGCGCATCGGCGTCGTGGCCGCATGATCAAGATATATCGGTTCGTTCGTGCTCATACGTTCGGCTCACCTGACCTAAATGTAAAACATATAGCTGCCGTCCTGCTGTCCTTCGCCGGCTTTGAAGGAAATGAGCGACGCCAGCGTCGTCGAGTCGAGCACCGCGGCGATCGAGTCGCGGATGCGGATCCATAAATCGCGCTTAGCCGGATCGTCCTCTTCCGTGAAGTCCACGGGGGAGATCGGCCCTTCCAGCAAGCGAATGATGCGGCCGGCCGTCACGTCTTCCGGCGCCTCGGACAGCACGTAACCGCCGTATGCGCCCCGAACGCTCTTCACGAGTCCGGCGTTGCGCAATGGCGCGATGAGCTGCTCTAAGTAGTGTTCGGACAAGTTGTGCTTCTCGGCGATCGCTTTGAGCGACGTCGGACCTTCTCCGTAGCGGACTGCAAGCTCCATCATGATCGTAAGACCGTAGCGGCCTTTCGTCGATATTTTCAAAGGGTTCACCCCGGTTTCGCGCGAAACGTTGCTTCGCTTCCTTAGAATTGACGGAAAAATGGAAATCCAAACTTACCCGATAACGTTTCTATGTTATCACATGGCATGTTCTTTGGTAAGGAAAACCTTTATATATTCATAAAATTGTCGAGACTTTTCTATAATCATCGAACTTTGGTCTATGTTTACAGTTTGTTCGATTCTGTATTTTTATGTCGAATATGATACAATAGATCCCAATTCGGCGCTATGTCGCCGAGACTGAAAGAAAGCGGGTGTAATCACCGTGACAACCCCTACGAAATCTCCTTCCGAAACCCGGGTCGTCGTCGGCATGTCCGGCGGCGTGGACAGCTCCGTGACGGCGCTGCTGCTCAAGCGGCAAGGCTACGACGTCATCGGCGTGTTCATGAAAAACTGGGACGACACCGACGAATTCGGCGTGTGCACCGCCGAGGAGGACGCCGAGGACGTGCGCCGCGTTTGCGCGCAAATCGGCATCCCGTCGTACACGGTCAACTTCGAGAAGGAATATTACGATAAAGTGTTCCAATATTTCCTGGACGAATACCGGGCCGGCCGCACGCCGAACCCGGACGTCATGTGCAATCGGGAAATTAAATTCGGCGAGTTTCTCGCGAAAGCGATGGAGCTCGGCGCCGACTACGTCGCGACGGGCCATTACGCGCGCGTCGTCGAAGAGGACGGCGAATTTAAACTGCTGCGCGGCGTCGACCGGAACAAAGACCAAACGTACTTCCTCAACGCGCTGAACCAAAAGCAGCTCTCCAAAGCGATGTTCCCGATCGGCGGCTACGCGAAGCCGGAAATCCGGGCGATCGCCGAAGAAGCGGGCCTCGCGACGGCGAAAAAGAAGGACAGCACGGGCGTCTGCTTCATCGGCGAGAAAAACTTCCGCGAGTTCCTGAGCAACTACTTGCCCGCGCGCCCCGGCGACATCCGCACGTTCGACGGCGAAGTGAAAGGCCGCCACGACGGCTTGATGTATTACACGCTCGGGCAGCGGCAGGGGCTCGGCATCGGAGGCGGCGGCTCGGGCGAGCCGTGGTTCGTCGCCGACAAAGATCTCGAGCGCAACATCCTGTACGTCGTGCAGGGCGAATCCGATCCGCGATTGTATTCGCATAAGCTCGAAGCGACCGGCGTCAGCTGGATCGCGGGCCGCCCGCCGGCGGACGGTACGTTCGCCTGCGGCGCGAAATTCCGCTACCGGCAGCCGGACCAAGGCGTGCGCGTCACGATGACGGGCGCGGACACGTGCGTCGTCGAATTCGACGCGCCGCAGAAGGCGATTACGCCGGGCCAAGCGGTCGTATTCTACGATGGCGAAACGTGCCTCGGCGGCGGGACGATCGATCGCGTGCTGAAGGCGGACGGCGAATCGCTGCTCATGGGCGCGGGGCTCGGTCGGGCATGACCGCGGCCGAACTCGCGCGCGAGCCGCACGTCGTGCCGATCCAAATCGCTCCGCCCTTCAACGCGAAGCTGCTGTTCGAGCGGTACGAACAGGTCGGCAACCGCGCCCGCCTCGTCCGCCTCGAGCCGGACCAGCTCCGTTTCGTGCGCGCGATCCGCGTCGGCGGCAGAGCGGTTCCGGTCGCGGTGCGTTTCGGCGGCGACGTCGAGGAGCCGACGGCGCTCGTCGAGCTGCCGCCCGGCCTCGACGATGCCGAGCGCGCGCAGGCGATCCGCGCCGTCGCGCATATGATCGGAGCCGACGTCGACCTCGAGCCGTTCTACGCGCGGTTCGCCGGCGACCCGCGCTTCGCTCCGCTGCTCGCCCCGCTCCGCGGCTCGAAGCTGCTGCTCGATCCGGATCCGTTCGAATGTCTCGTCAAGACGATCGTCACGCAGCAGCTTAACCTCGCGTTCGCGGGGACGCTCATCGAGCGGCTCGCCATTCTCGCCGGGGACGCGCTCGAGCACGAGGGAAAGACGCTCTTCGCGTTTCCCGACGCGGAAGCGGTCGCGCGCCTATCGTACGACGCGCTCCGCCCGCTCGCGTTCTCGCAGCGCAAGGCCGAATACGTGATCGATTCGGCCCGCGCCGTCGTCGACGGGCGCCTTGATTGGGCGAACGTCGAGGGGATGAGCGACGAGGAAGCGGTCGCCGAGCTGACGCGCTTTCGCGGCATCGGCCGCTGGACCGTCGAATGTCTGCTCATTTTCGCATACGGCCGCCCGGACCTGCTGCCGGCCGCCGACGTCGGCCTGCGCAACGCCGTCCGGAACGTGTACGACCTGGACGCGCAGCCGAGCGCGGCGGACATCGACAAGCTCGGCGCCGAATGGGCGCCGTGGCGCACGTACGCCACATACTACTTGTGGGAATCGCTTCGATTGAAAGCCGAATAATCCGAAAAAAACGATCCGTCTCCTCGGCAGCGCCGCGGGGACGGATCGTTTTTTTATCGCGCTATGCTTCCGACCATACGGAAGCGAACGCGGGGTACATTTTCGCATAGCGTCGGAACTTCTCGTCATAGTATGCGCGCTTTCCTTCGTCCGGCGCGTACGTCCGGAATTCGAGCCGAGCGAGATGCCGCTCCATCCCTTCCGACGCGCGGCCCCACCCCAGCGCGGGGAAGCCGAGCGCCCCGGCGGCGACGGCCGGCAAAAATTCCGACCGCGCGGGCGTCCGGATGCGCGCCTGCAGCGCGTCCGCCAGGACGCCGCACCACGCCGCGCTCCTCGCGCCGCCTCCGATGACGACGATGTCGCCCTGCGGGCGGCGCGCCGACAGCGTTTCGATCACCTGCCGGATCGCCAGCGCGGTCCCCTCCAGCACGGCGGCGGCCATCTGGCTCCGCGTCGTCGACGGCTTCAAGCCGACGAGGCAGCCGCTCGCGGCCAAATCTTGCACCGGGTACCGTTCGCCGTGCAAATACGGCAGAAACAGCAGCGAATTCGGTTCCGCCAGCCCTTCCCGCGCCAGCCGCTCGAACGCTTCGTAGTCCGCTTCCCCCGCAGCATCTTGCCCGGCCAAAGCGGACGCGCCCCAGCGGTACACGTTGCCCGCGTTCAGCAGCGGCGCGATCGAGACGTACGCCCCCGGCTCGAAATACGCCAGGTTGAAGGCGCCCAGCGCCGTGCTGCCCCATGCGCGCGACATCGTCGCGGCCCAGCCCGTCGTCCCCAAATAAATGTACGACCGCTCCTCGGAATAGACGCCTGCCCCGAGCGTCGTCGCGCCGGCGTCCCCGATGCCGCACAGGACGGGCGTGCCCGCCGCCAGCCCCGTCAGCCGGGCGGCGTCGTCCCGCACGGCGCCGACGACCTCGCCCGGCCACGCGATGCGCGGCAGCAGGCCGCGCGGCGTCTCCGCCGCCGCGAGCAGCTCGCCGCTCCAATCCATGGAGCGGATGTCCATGCAGCCTGCCGTCGATGCGCTCGTCGGATCCGTGACGGCGGCGCCGGTCAGCTGCGCGACGACGTAATCCTTGGCGCTGATGAACGCGCGGGCGACGCGGGCGTACCGCTCCGGCTCGCGCCGCTTCATCCACAGCAGCTTCGCGAGCGGCTGCGTGCCGTTGAACGGATTCGCCGTCAAGTCCGCGATCCGCTCCCGGCCGACGCGGCGAACAAGCTCCTCCGCTTCGGCTTCCGCCCGGCCGTCCGAATACAAGATCGCCGGGCCGACCGGACGGCCGTCGCCGTCCACCGGGATGAGATCCTGCATTTGCCCGCTGAACGCGACGAGCCGAATGTCTTCCGCGGCGACGCCGTCGTCCCGCCACTGCTCCACGATGGCGCGCAGCGCGCCCATCCACTCGTCCGGCCGCTGCTCGACCCGCCCGTCGCGCTCTTCGAGCGGAAGCGGCACGCTCCGCTCGTGCGCGGCGCGAGCGTCTTCCGACAGCAGCACGCCCTTCATATTTGTCGTTCCGATATCGAACGATGCCACCCAACTCATAGACTAGACGCCCCCGCTTCTCAACGTCGTCATTTTCATCTCCGCGATCAATCGGTACAAATAGTCCCGCTCGCCGTTCTCGCATCGGTTCACGAGCACCGAGCCGACGACCGCGCCGTCGAATCCGCTCTCCACCGCGAGCCGCACCTTCTCCGGCGTCCTGAGGCCGAAGCCGGCGACGATTTTGCAGCCGGGCGCAAGGCGGCGCACCCGCTCGCACAGCTCGTCCAAGCGGCCGACCTTCGCGAACGGATCGCCCGTCGCCCCCGCGTACGACTGCGCGTACAGCACCGCCGCCCCGCGGCACGCCCGCGCGAGCTCTTCGTCCGGCATCGCCGGCGAGACGAAGCGGACGACGTCCGCCCCGTGCGCCGCCGCCTCCGCTTCGATCGGGAGCAGCCGCTCCAACGGGCAGTCCGGCACGAGCAGCCCGTCGACGAGCCGCTCCTCGAGCAGCGCCCGGTACAGCCCGCTCGAGACGACGTCCGCCTCGTACCCCATCGCCCAAATCGGGGCGTCGACGGCGCGGCGGACGTCCCGCCAGTACGCGAGCAGCGCCTCCCGGGTCAAATCGCCGCGCCGGCGCACCCGCCGATGCCCGCGCCGGATGATGTCCCCGTCCAGATGAGGCCGGGCGCTCGGCACCCCGAGCTCGACGATGTCGATCCCCGCGACGACCGCTTCCCGCACGATGTCGAGCGAAGCCGCCGGCTCCGGGTCGGTCGCGATCAAATACCCGGCGAGCAGCGCCTCCCCGCGCCGCTCGGCCCGCCGAAACGCGGCTTCGTTCGCCTCGCTTCGAAACGTCACGCTCATGCGGCGTCGCGCCCCAGCTTCTGGACGAGCACCGCCGCGATCACGATGCAGCCGGTAATGACGTCCTGCATGAACGTTGGCACCTGCAAAATCGTCAGTCCGTTCGCCAGCACGCCGATGATCGCGGCGCCGACGAACGTGCCCCAGACGTTCGGAATGCCGTCCTTGAAGGACGTCATACCGAGGAACGCCGCCGCGTACGCGGGTAGGAACAAGCCGGAGCCGCCCGTCGGATGGGCGGAGCCGAGCCGCGAGGCGAGCAGGATGCCCGTCAGCGCCGCCAGCGCCGAGCACAGCGCGAACGCGACGTTCTTGTTGCGCCGCACGTTGACGCCCGCCACCCGCGAAGCCGATTCGTTGCCGCCGATCGCGTACAGCTTGCGGCCGAACGTCGTATGCGCCATGACGTACCAGAAGAGGACGACGACCGCCAACATGATGAAGGACAGCGCCGGAACGCCGAACCACATCGTCTGGCCGACGTAGCGGAACGATTCCGGAATGTTCTGGAACACCGTCGCCCCGTTCGTCAGGCGGAAATTGACGCCGCCGAGAATCGTGCCCATCGCGAGCGTCGTGATGAAGCTAAGCACGCGAAACCGCGTGACGATCCACCCGTTGCCGTAGCCGATCAGGAACGCGATCGCCGTCGGGGCGAGGAAGACGAGCGGCAGCGGCGCGCCGCCGACCGCGAGCAGCGCGGCGCAGACGCCGCCGAAGCTCGCCATCGCGCCGACGGACAAATCGAACTCGCCGACCGACATGACGAGCGTCGCCCCGATCGCGATAATGACGAGGAACGAAATTTGCCTCGTAATCGAAATGAAATTATCTACGGTAGCGAAAGATTGCGGGCTCAGCGCGGAAAACGCGACAATGATCAATCCGCCGGCGATCAACGTGCCGTATGTGCGGAAAAAACGCACCCAATCGATGCGGCCGCTCCGTTCAGCCATGATGCGTGTCACCCTTTCGATTCTGATGGAAGCAGACGGCGAGCACATCCTCCGCGGCGACGCCGTCGTTCGCGAGCTCCGCCGCGACGGCGCCTTCCCGCAGCACGTAGATGCGGTCCGCGAGCTCGAGCACCTCCTGCAGGTCGGAGGAGACGAACACGACGCCGCGTCCGTCGTCGGCCTGCTCCCGCAGCAGCCTGTGAATTTCCTCCCGCGTCATGACGTCGACCGCCTGCGTCGGCTCGTCGCACAGAAACACCCGCGGCTCGGACAGCAGCGCTTTCGCGAACACGACCTTCTGCTGGTTGCCGCCGCTCAGCTGGCCGACGGCCTGCTCCCCGCCGGTCGCCTTCACCTTCAGCGCTTCGATCCAGCGCGCGACCGTTTGGCGCTCCTTGCGAACGTTCAGCGACAGCGCGCGGCCGAACTGCCGAATGACGGGCAGCGTCATATTTTCGCGGATCGACATCGACAGCACGAGCGCATCCCGTTTCCGTTCCTCGGGAATAAGGACGATGCCGCGGTCGAGCGAGCGGCGCGGCGTCGGACGGCGCACCTCTTCCCCGCCCAGCCGGATGCGGCCGGCGGCGATGCGGCGCAGCCCGTAGATCGCTTCCAGCATTTCCGTCCGTCCCGAACCGGCGAGGCCGAACACGCCGACGATTTCGCCCTCGTAGACGCGGAGGCTCGCGTTCGCGACGCGCCCGTCCGCGGTCGTCAGCCCTTCGATCTCGAGCAGCGCAGCGCCGGGCGGACGGCTCCGCCCGAGGCGACGGGGCGGCGCTTCCGATGCCGGCGCAGCCGGCTCATTGGGCGCCGCGGATGCCATGGACTCCGCGGCCCCGCTCATCCAGCGGATCAACTCGTCCTTGTTCGTATCCGCCGTCCGCTCCGTGCGCACCCGCTTGCCGTTGCGAAACACTGTAATGCGGTCCGCGATGCGGAAAATTTCGTCCAGCCGATGCGACACGTACAGCACGGCCGTCCCCTGCCGCTTCAGCCGATCGATCAGCGCGAACAGCTTGTCGGCTTCCCGGTCGGTCAAGGCGGCGGTCGGCTCGTCGAGGATCAGCAGCTGGCAGTCCAGCATCATCGCGCGCAAAATTTCGAGCACCGTCTTCTCCGGCGGCGACATCGCCGCGGCGGGCTTGTTCAAATCGAGCGCGACTCCGAGCTGCTCGGCGAGCGAGCGCGCTCGTTCCTTCATTCGCTTCCAATCGATGCCGAAGCCGAAGCCGGCGTTCGGATAGTCCAGCCCGAGGTACAAATTTTCGTATCCGGTAAAGCCCGGAATCAAATGGCGGTCCTGGTGCACGACGTTCACCCCGAGGCGCCGGGCGGCGGCCGGGTCGCTGATCGCGACCGGCTTCCCCTTCCACAGGATGGAGCCGCCGTCGGGCGCGTACAAGCCTGTAATCGTCTTGATCAGCGTCGATTTGCCGGCGCCGTTCTCCCCGACGAGCGCGTGCACCTCCCCCGCCGTCAGCTCGAACGTCACGTCCTGCAGCGCGTAATGGCGCCCGAATTTTTTATCGAGATGCTCGACCTTCAGTAAGCTCACATTCGGCAGCCCCCTATCGCGAGACGGGAGCGGCACCGCCGCTCCCGCCGTTTCGTTCAACCGTTTCCTTCGCCTTCGCCCCGCGCCCGCGACGCGCTTACTCCGCCGCGAACTCGCTTGCGTTTTCTTTCGTGATCAGCGTCGCAGGCGCGTACATTTCCGTCGCCTCC
Above is a genomic segment from Paenibacillus sp. containing:
- the trpA gene encoding tryptophan synthase subunit alpha; this encodes MSVTFRSEANEAAFRRAERRGEALLAGYLIATDPEPAASLDIVREAVVAGIDIVELGVPSARPHLDGDIIRRGHRRVRRRGDLTREALLAYWRDVRRAVDAPIWAMGYEADVVSSGLYRALLEERLVDGLLVPDCPLERLLPIEAEAAAHGADVVRFVSPAMPDEELARACRGAAVLYAQSYAGATGDPFAKVGRLDELCERVRRLAPGCKIVAGFGLRTPEKVRLAVESGFDGAVVGSVLVNRCENGERDYLYRLIAEMKMTTLRSGGV
- a CDS encoding DNA-3-methyladenine glycosylase, producing MTAAELAREPHVVPIQIAPPFNAKLLFERYEQVGNRARLVRLEPDQLRFVRAIRVGGRAVPVAVRFGGDVEEPTALVELPPGLDDAERAQAIRAVAHMIGADVDLEPFYARFAGDPRFAPLLAPLRGSKLLLDPDPFECLVKTIVTQQLNLAFAGTLIERLAILAGDALEHEGKTLFAFPDAEAVARLSYDALRPLAFSQRKAEYVIDSARAVVDGRLDWANVEGMSDEEAVAELTRFRGIGRWTVECLLIFAYGRPDLLPAADVGLRNAVRNVYDLDAQPSAADIDKLGAEWAPWRTYATYYLWESLRLKAE
- the cymR gene encoding cysteine metabolism transcriptional regulator CymR codes for the protein MKISTKGRYGLTIMMELAVRYGEGPTSLKAIAEKHNLSEHYLEQLIAPLRNAGLVKSVRGAYGGYVLSEAPEDVTAGRIIRLLEGPISPVDFTEEDDPAKRDLWIRIRDSIAAVLDSTTLASLISFKAGEGQQDGSYMFYI
- a CDS encoding ABC transporter permease, producing the protein MAERSGRIDWVRFFRTYGTLIAGGLIIVAFSALSPQSFATVDNFISITRQISFLVIIAIGATLVMSVGEFDLSVGAMASFGGVCAALLAVGGAPLPLVFLAPTAIAFLIGYGNGWIVTRFRVLSFITTLAMGTILGGVNFRLTNGATVFQNIPESFRYVGQTMWFGVPALSFIMLAVVVLFWYVMAHTTFGRKLYAIGGNESASRVAGVNVRRNKNVAFALCSALAALTGILLASRLGSAHPTGGSGLFLPAYAAAFLGMTSFKDGIPNVWGTFVGAAIIGVLANGLTILQVPTFMQDVITGCIVIAAVLVQKLGRDAA
- the mnmA gene encoding tRNA 2-thiouridine(34) synthase MnmA translates to MTTPTKSPSETRVVVGMSGGVDSSVTALLLKRQGYDVIGVFMKNWDDTDEFGVCTAEEDAEDVRRVCAQIGIPSYTVNFEKEYYDKVFQYFLDEYRAGRTPNPDVMCNREIKFGEFLAKAMELGADYVATGHYARVVEEDGEFKLLRGVDRNKDQTYFLNALNQKQLSKAMFPIGGYAKPEIRAIAEEAGLATAKKKDSTGVCFIGEKNFREFLSNYLPARPGDIRTFDGEVKGRHDGLMYYTLGQRQGLGIGGGGSGEPWFVADKDLERNILYVVQGESDPRLYSHKLEATGVSWIAGRPPADGTFACGAKFRYRQPDQGVRVTMTGADTCVVEFDAPQKAITPGQAVVFYDGETCLGGGTIDRVLKADGESLLMGAGLGRA
- a CDS encoding xylulokinase; its protein translation is MSWVASFDIGTTNMKGVLLSEDARAAHERSVPLPLEERDGRVEQRPDEWMGALRAIVEQWRDDGVAAEDIRLVAFSGQMQDLIPVDGDGRPVGPAILYSDGRAEAEAEELVRRVGRERIADLTANPFNGTQPLAKLLWMKRREPERYARVARAFISAKDYVVAQLTGAAVTDPTSASTAGCMDIRSMDWSGELLAAAETPRGLLPRIAWPGEVVGAVRDDAARLTGLAAGTPVLCGIGDAGATTLGAGVYSEERSYIYLGTTGWAATMSRAWGSTALGAFNLAYFEPGAYVSIAPLLNAGNVYRWGASALAGQDAAGEADYEAFERLAREGLAEPNSLLFLPYLHGERYPVQDLAASGCLVGLKPSTTRSQMAAAVLEGTALAIRQVIETLSARRPQGDIVVIGGGARSAAWCGVLADALQARIRTPARSEFLPAVAAGALGFPALGWGRASEGMERHLARLEFRTYAPDEGKRAYYDEKFRRYAKMYPAFASVWSEA
- a CDS encoding sugar ABC transporter ATP-binding protein, producing MSLLKVEHLDKKFGRHYALQDVTFELTAGEVHALVGENGAGKSTLIKTITGLYAPDGGSILWKGKPVAISDPAAARRLGVNVVHQDRHLIPGFTGYENLYLGLDYPNAGFGFGIDWKRMKERARSLAEQLGVALDLNKPAAAMSPPEKTVLEILRAMMLDCQLLILDEPTAALTDREADKLFALIDRLKRQGTAVLYVSHRLDEIFRIADRITVFRNGKRVRTERTADTNKDELIRWMSGAAESMASAAPNEPAAPASEAPPRRLGRSRPPGAALLEIEGLTTADGRVANASLRVYEGEIVGVFGLAGSGRTEMLEAIYGLRRIAAGRIRLGGEEVRRPTPRRSLDRGIVLIPEERKRDALVLSMSIRENMTLPVIRQFGRALSLNVRKERQTVARWIEALKVKATGGEQAVGQLSGGNQQKVVFAKALLSEPRVFLCDEPTQAVDVMTREEIHRLLREQADDGRGVVFVSSDLQEVLELADRIYVLREGAVAAELANDGVAAEDVLAVCFHQNRKGDTHHG